The following coding sequences are from one Candidatus Acidiferrales bacterium window:
- a CDS encoding sigma-54 dependent transcriptional regulator has protein sequence MESILLVEDKPELRAMLRRALEKAGYSIDDASDGNAATEKVRKRRYLAVLTDLKLPGASGLDVLREARRADPMIPVILITAYGSVEDAVTAMKEGAFDFIQKPVELEHLKLLVARAARQQDLLRENLLLREEYAERYGFPRIVGEHPSMQAASQMIQRVAPTDSTVLLLGESGTGKELFARATHNLSKRREGAFVALNCAAIPEGLVENELFGHERGAYTGAGTRKIGKLELAHRGTIFLDEIAELPLAAQGKLLRVLEERQFERVGGTQSIDIDVRIVVATNKNLQEAVAQKTFREDLYFRVSPVPVTIPPLRERGDDVILLATHFLERFRREFHKPGLEFAEAARARLRGYHWPGNVRELQNTIERASILASTDEIGPTDLQLPAPRPNATEMPEGMLNEEFPWDGSLEDVSQRAVHHVERFKIETALREERWNKSRAAEKLGVSYKTLLHKIRALGLEN, from the coding sequence ATGGAATCAATCCTTCTGGTCGAGGACAAGCCTGAACTGCGCGCTATGCTTCGGCGCGCGCTGGAAAAGGCTGGCTACTCGATTGACGATGCCTCCGACGGAAACGCTGCGACTGAGAAAGTCCGCAAGCGCCGCTACCTGGCCGTCCTAACGGATTTAAAACTTCCGGGCGCTTCTGGTCTCGATGTCTTGCGCGAAGCGCGCCGCGCAGACCCCATGATTCCTGTAATTCTCATTACTGCGTATGGATCTGTTGAAGACGCGGTTACGGCCATGAAGGAGGGCGCTTTTGACTTTATTCAGAAACCGGTCGAACTTGAGCATCTGAAGCTACTGGTCGCGCGCGCCGCGCGCCAGCAGGATCTCCTTCGCGAAAATCTGCTTCTCCGCGAAGAATACGCCGAGCGTTACGGGTTTCCGCGAATCGTCGGAGAACATCCCTCGATGCAGGCTGCGAGCCAGATGATTCAACGCGTCGCCCCTACCGATTCCACTGTTCTTCTCCTCGGAGAAAGTGGCACGGGCAAGGAGCTGTTTGCTCGCGCCACGCACAATCTCAGCAAGCGACGTGAAGGCGCTTTTGTGGCGCTCAATTGCGCTGCGATTCCCGAAGGACTCGTGGAAAATGAATTATTCGGTCATGAACGAGGAGCCTATACGGGTGCGGGGACGCGAAAAATAGGCAAACTCGAACTGGCACACCGCGGCACGATCTTCCTGGATGAGATCGCCGAACTACCGCTCGCAGCCCAAGGGAAACTGCTCCGCGTTCTTGAGGAACGCCAATTCGAACGTGTGGGCGGAACTCAATCGATCGACATTGATGTGCGCATCGTGGTTGCGACGAACAAAAATCTTCAAGAGGCAGTAGCACAAAAAACCTTTCGCGAGGATTTATACTTCCGTGTCTCGCCGGTTCCTGTGACGATCCCCCCTTTGCGCGAGCGCGGAGATGATGTGATTTTGTTGGCCACTCATTTCTTGGAACGTTTTCGCCGCGAGTTCCACAAACCTGGATTGGAGTTTGCGGAAGCGGCACGCGCGCGGCTTCGCGGCTACCATTGGCCGGGCAATGTTCGCGAGCTTCAAAATACGATCGAGCGCGCATCCATACTCGCAAGCACGGACGAAATTGGCCCAACCGACCTCCAACTTCCTGCTCCTCGGCCAAATGCAACGGAAATGCCAGAGGGGATGCTAAACGAAGAGTTTCCCTGGGACGGCTCGCTCGAGGACGTGTCCCAGCGCGCTGTGCATCATGTCGAACGATTCAAAATTGAAACTGCCCTGCGGGAGGAGAGGTGGAATAAATCCCGTGCTGCGGAAAAACTCGGCGTTTCCTATAAGACTCTGCTACACAAAATCCGAGCATTGGGGCTCGAAAACTAA
- the ubiE gene encoding bifunctional demethylmenaquinone methyltransferase/2-methoxy-6-polyprenyl-1,4-benzoquinol methylase UbiE produces the protein MDTEAHNAAPGTRPEGSRDEREAGQQVREMFTRIAPRYDFLNHLLSASLDRVWRRRTAKRFADILSRPDAQVLDLCCGTGDLILALTRQAEQSGPRAGVSSKRFIGADFAFPMLAIAKKKQRTAHLDVVFLAVDALVLPFRDASFDLITTAFGFRNLTNYENGLREIARVLRPGGRLGILEFCEPENGFLGKLYRLYFTRVLPRIGGAISRNREAYTYLPNSVKKFPRPETLANWMEKLEFRDTEFERWTCGIVALHSAVRK, from the coding sequence ATGGATACAGAGGCTCACAACGCTGCGCCCGGGACCCGTCCTGAGGGCTCCCGTGATGAACGCGAAGCGGGACAGCAGGTGCGCGAGATGTTTACTCGCATCGCGCCTCGATATGATTTCTTAAACCATTTGCTTTCCGCTTCATTGGATCGGGTTTGGCGGCGGCGAACTGCCAAACGATTTGCGGATATCTTGTCTCGCCCCGACGCACAGGTGCTCGATTTATGCTGCGGAACGGGCGATTTGATCTTGGCTCTAACGCGTCAAGCGGAGCAAAGTGGGCCGCGCGCGGGCGTTTCTAGCAAAAGATTCATAGGCGCCGATTTCGCATTCCCAATGCTCGCAATCGCGAAAAAAAAACAGCGCACGGCTCACCTTGATGTCGTTTTTCTCGCCGTGGACGCCCTCGTCTTACCATTCCGGGATGCCAGCTTCGATTTGATTACAACGGCGTTCGGATTTCGCAATTTGACGAACTACGAAAATGGCCTTCGTGAAATTGCTCGCGTATTGCGCCCCGGGGGAAGGCTCGGAATCTTGGAATTTTGCGAGCCTGAGAATGGATTTCTTGGGAAACTGTATCGCTTGTATTTCACGCGAGTCCTGCCCCGTATCGGAGGTGCCATTTCGCGGAATCGTGAGGCCTATACGTACTTGCCGAATTCCGTGAAAAAGTTCCCACGGCCTGAAACGCTGGCAAATTGGATGGAAAAACTGGAATTTCGAGACACGGAATTCGAACGCTGGACTTGCGGCATAGTCGCGTTGCATTCCGCGGTAAGGAAATGA
- the aroB gene encoding 3-dehydroquinate synthase, which produces MIVGHGALSRLRDTVEDLRCGGRVFLLSSPRVWGLWGREVQRRLGRVPGNCVILFDDREIAKTLATVQGICRKLAKSSADRQAVLVAIGGGVVGDVAGFVAASYMRGVRIVHVPTTLVAQVDSAIGGKTGVDLPEGKNLIGAFHQPRAVLADPALLTTLNARQFCSGLHEVIKYGVIGDAGLFHFLEREMKQIMAKDYRALEFVIERCARQKARIVKLDERESNLRQILNFGHTMGHALEALTGYERFLHGEAVGWGMLGATLIGAGLDRIGERSACRIASLIARCGPLPALPSIPPSTLFNAMARDKKSRHGHMRWVIPSRIGAADIGMEVPAVLVEMVWRELPRFYAKARRDVAA; this is translated from the coding sequence ATGATTGTCGGCCATGGTGCGCTCTCCCGGCTTAGGGATACTGTCGAAGATTTGCGCTGCGGTGGTCGGGTGTTTTTGTTGTCGTCACCCCGTGTTTGGGGGCTTTGGGGTCGCGAGGTTCAACGGCGATTGGGGCGCGTGCCTGGAAACTGCGTGATTTTGTTTGATGACAGAGAAATCGCAAAAACGCTCGCGACCGTCCAGGGTATATGCCGGAAACTTGCAAAGAGTAGTGCAGACCGACAGGCCGTGCTCGTGGCCATCGGTGGTGGTGTTGTAGGTGATGTGGCCGGCTTTGTCGCGGCAAGCTACATGCGAGGTGTGCGCATCGTGCATGTCCCGACGACGCTCGTGGCCCAAGTTGATAGCGCAATCGGCGGAAAAACCGGCGTCGACCTGCCGGAAGGCAAGAATCTGATTGGTGCGTTTCACCAACCAAGAGCTGTACTCGCTGATCCCGCCCTTTTGACGACTTTGAACGCGCGCCAATTTTGTTCTGGGTTACATGAGGTCATCAAGTACGGCGTGATTGGAGATGCAGGACTCTTCCATTTCCTTGAGCGCGAGATGAAACAAATCATGGCAAAGGACTATCGAGCGCTCGAATTCGTAATCGAGAGGTGTGCGCGCCAAAAAGCGCGAATCGTGAAGCTCGATGAACGGGAAAGCAACCTGCGCCAGATTTTGAATTTCGGCCACACCATGGGTCACGCTTTAGAAGCCTTGACCGGATATGAGCGATTTCTGCATGGCGAAGCCGTGGGATGGGGAATGCTCGGCGCGACCTTGATCGGTGCCGGTCTGGATCGCATCGGCGAACGCTCGGCCTGCAGAATCGCGTCGCTGATTGCCCGGTGTGGGCCGTTGCCGGCCCTGCCATCCATCCCGCCATCGACGCTATTCAATGCAATGGCGAGAGATAAAAAATCCCGCCATGGGCATATGCGATGGGTGATTCCGAGCCGAATCGGGGCTGCCGACATTGGAATGGAAGTGCCGGCCGTGCTCGTCGAAATGGTCTGGCGCGAATTGCCCAGATTCTATGCGAAGGCGCGCAGGGATGTAGCCGCGTGA
- a CDS encoding M28 family peptidase translates to MSSSASAVAAPVIDANDQAPPAQQTGGFDGQKAYEYTAKLVSFGPRPSGSAAIQLTQNYIEKQLKSDGCDVSDDPFHAQTPVGTIAMKNIFAKVPGEGKGIILLLTHYDTKRLQDFVGADDGGSSTGLMLEAAHLLCGKKQQVAIWMAFLDGEEAVNPDWGDDDHTYGSRQMAANLELTGEVKDVKAVILVDMVGQRGLHISKETTSTPWLTDLIWSAAAKLGYKDVFISQADAVDDDHDPFLALKIPSVDLIDLTDYQNEGYWHTTQDTIDKISPKSLAIVGHVVLATVGELETKFSK, encoded by the coding sequence ATGTCATCCAGTGCTTCCGCCGTCGCCGCGCCTGTAATTGACGCAAACGATCAGGCGCCGCCCGCGCAACAGACGGGAGGTTTCGATGGCCAGAAGGCTTATGAGTATACGGCGAAGCTCGTCAGCTTCGGGCCGCGTCCTTCGGGATCTGCTGCGATTCAGTTGACGCAGAATTACATCGAAAAGCAGCTGAAGTCAGATGGCTGCGATGTCTCCGACGATCCTTTTCATGCGCAGACGCCGGTCGGGACAATCGCGATGAAAAACATTTTTGCCAAGGTCCCGGGCGAAGGGAAAGGCATAATCCTGCTCCTCACGCATTACGACACGAAACGCTTACAAGACTTTGTCGGCGCGGATGATGGCGGTTCGTCAACGGGATTGATGCTTGAAGCGGCGCATCTCTTGTGTGGCAAAAAACAGCAGGTTGCGATTTGGATGGCTTTCCTCGATGGCGAAGAGGCAGTGAATCCGGATTGGGGCGATGACGACCACACATATGGAAGTCGTCAAATGGCGGCCAATCTTGAGCTGACGGGAGAGGTGAAAGACGTCAAGGCTGTCATCTTGGTGGATATGGTGGGACAGAGAGGGCTGCATATTTCCAAAGAGACCACATCCACGCCATGGCTCACGGATCTGATATGGTCCGCGGCTGCAAAACTGGGGTACAAGGACGTGTTTATTTCGCAAGCGGATGCCGTCGACGATGACCACGACCCATTCTTGGCTTTGAAAATACCCTCCGTTGACCTGATTGACCTCACTGATTATCAGAATGAAGGGTATTGGCACACGACCCAAGATACGATAGACAAGATCAGTCCAAAAAGCCTGGCGATTGTTGGACACGTTGTGCTGGCTACAGTCGGCGAGCTCGAGACAAAATTCTCCAAGTGA
- the tatC gene encoding twin-arginine translocase subunit TatC has protein sequence MATPSQPGAAQPGQSSNEDSERMSLFEHLTDLRKRLLNSAIAIGIGFVIGFSVAKWVINYVAKPMVVALQQAHFPDKLIFTGPAEYVNLLIKVGFYLGLILALPVVLHQIWLFIAPGLYKHERKAVLSFIFSSVFLFLCGVAFAYFIVLPFVLKFLITFQGPQGPFQPLISISEYFDLILIVMVGLGAIFELPVLIFVLSIFGIVTPQWLWRNFRYAILIITIIAAFVTPTPDMTTMLIFMTPMIGLYFVGIGVSYMVFRRKRQRDLVRQGVS, from the coding sequence ATGGCGACTCCTAGCCAGCCGGGAGCCGCGCAACCCGGCCAGTCCAGCAATGAAGACTCTGAGCGGATGTCTCTCTTTGAGCATCTGACAGACCTCCGTAAGCGCCTGCTTAACTCCGCCATCGCGATCGGCATCGGCTTCGTGATTGGTTTTTCGGTTGCGAAATGGGTGATCAACTATGTTGCAAAGCCGATGGTTGTTGCACTGCAGCAAGCTCACTTTCCTGACAAGCTGATTTTCACGGGTCCTGCCGAGTATGTGAATCTTTTGATCAAGGTGGGTTTTTATCTTGGCCTTATCCTTGCGCTGCCGGTGGTGCTCCATCAGATATGGCTTTTTATTGCGCCGGGGTTATACAAGCATGAACGCAAGGCCGTCCTTTCGTTTATTTTTTCGTCGGTCTTTCTGTTTCTTTGCGGCGTGGCTTTTGCGTATTTCATCGTGCTGCCGTTTGTCCTCAAATTCCTGATCACATTTCAGGGGCCCCAAGGTCCGTTTCAGCCATTAATCAGCATCAGCGAATATTTTGACTTGATCTTGATTGTTATGGTCGGCTTGGGTGCAATTTTTGAGCTCCCCGTGCTCATTTTTGTGCTTTCCATTTTTGGCATTGTGACGCCACAATGGCTCTGGAGGAACTTCCGTTACGCTATTCTGATCATCACGATTATCGCTGCCTTTGTTACGCCGACTCCTGATATGACGACGATGCTCATTTTCATGACGCCGATGATTGGTTTGTATTTTGTTGGCATCGGGGTTTCCTATATGGTGTTTCGCAGGAAGCGTCAACGCGACCTGGTGCGTCAGGGAGTGAGCTGA
- a CDS encoding twin-arginine translocase TatA/TatE family subunit, translating to MPPRFDECIRASFHAPIGAQRSIAYISGRFDTPGSLFYDAKEGFCAQKMLSLPHLIVIFIVALIVFGPEKLPELARNFGKVMAEFKRATGDLRAGFEEHMRELEREARVSETKKQQTAASSAAVQQASPALPESPAEPLVENKILPPAQESAHEQTSQTSSSPDQSNNEAMIHKADHGDS from the coding sequence ATGCCGCCGCGTTTTGATGAATGCATCCGAGCCTCGTTTCACGCCCCCATCGGGGCACAGCGAAGTATAGCATACATTTCCGGGCGGTTTGACACACCCGGCAGCCTCTTCTATGATGCAAAAGAAGGGTTTTGCGCACAAAAAATGTTGAGCCTACCCCATCTTATAGTCATTTTTATCGTCGCTCTGATCGTATTCGGCCCGGAAAAACTGCCCGAACTAGCGCGCAATTTTGGCAAGGTGATGGCCGAGTTTAAGCGAGCGACGGGAGACCTTCGCGCCGGCTTCGAAGAGCACATGAGAGAGCTTGAGCGTGAAGCCCGCGTGTCTGAGACCAAGAAACAGCAGACCGCCGCCTCATCCGCTGCGGTTCAACAAGCATCTCCTGCCTTGCCCGAATCGCCAGCCGAACCCCTCGTTGAAAACAAAATTCTTCCGCCGGCACAGGAATCTGCGCATGAGCAAACCTCCCAGACTTCCAGTTCACCAGACCAATCGAATAACGAGGCGATGATCCATAAGGCGGACCATGGCGACTCCTAG
- a CDS encoding S41 family peptidase, which yields MHSSKRGGILLATILIIAAILGGLCGPPLKATAADANDLQDSVESFARVVSIVQQNYAEPVDTDTLVFDGAIPGMLHVLDPHSYFFDPKAWALQMEVQRGNYYGVGMRVFQNALNQTEVLSPFPGSPADRAGIKAGDIIQEVDGKDCSELNTTQVADLLKGPKGTVVTIALNREGYSKPIAVNVMRDEIPQSAVQYSALLRPGIGYAHVTGFSSETTDSDLAAAMKKLDYSHLDGFILDLRDNPGGLLMQAIGMADMFLSKDQLVVSQKGRASPERRYYALRGNDGREIPVVVLINGGSASASEIVAGSLQDHDRALIAGERSFGKGLVQTQMPLADGTALLLTTARYYTPTGRLIQRDYKNVTLYDYEFNRQPNKEPEVKLTDSGRKVYGGGGITPDVADPAPMYNPFQTLLLARGVFFPTNEGVGNFTRYFMGTRPTVTKDFTVDDAVVKQFYGYLDQQHISYTPDEVKANEDWIRLHIQREALTYALGLPAGFKVSVDNDPQIEKAIELIPQAKALYDNAKKIVAERQASELGQPQ from the coding sequence ATGCATTCATCAAAACGCGGCGGCATTCTGCTGGCCACCATCCTAATTATCGCCGCGATTTTGGGCGGATTATGCGGGCCTCCTCTCAAGGCCACTGCTGCTGATGCTAACGACCTGCAGGATTCCGTCGAGTCTTTCGCCCGAGTGGTTTCCATCGTTCAGCAGAACTATGCCGAACCTGTTGACACAGATACTCTTGTATTCGACGGTGCAATTCCCGGCATGTTGCATGTCCTCGATCCGCACTCCTACTTTTTCGACCCGAAAGCCTGGGCTCTCCAGATGGAAGTTCAGCGCGGCAATTATTATGGCGTGGGCATGCGTGTATTCCAGAACGCTTTGAATCAAACCGAAGTCCTTTCCCCTTTTCCTGGTTCTCCGGCAGACAGGGCAGGAATCAAGGCCGGAGACATTATTCAGGAAGTGGATGGTAAGGATTGCTCTGAGCTCAACACTACTCAGGTTGCCGACCTACTCAAGGGACCCAAAGGAACCGTGGTCACCATCGCACTGAACCGTGAGGGATATTCCAAGCCCATTGCTGTAAATGTGATGCGCGATGAAATTCCGCAATCCGCAGTTCAGTACTCGGCGCTGCTGAGGCCTGGCATCGGCTATGCTCATGTTACCGGATTCAGCTCTGAAACAACCGACTCCGATCTCGCGGCGGCGATGAAGAAACTCGACTACTCGCATCTGGATGGCTTCATTTTGGACCTCCGAGACAACCCCGGAGGCCTGTTGATGCAAGCTATCGGAATGGCGGACATGTTCCTGTCGAAGGACCAGCTTGTGGTCTCGCAAAAGGGCCGTGCGTCACCTGAGCGTCGCTACTATGCACTGCGCGGGAACGACGGGCGCGAGATCCCGGTCGTTGTGCTTATCAATGGCGGGAGCGCTTCGGCGTCTGAAATTGTTGCCGGATCATTGCAGGATCACGACCGCGCCCTGATTGCCGGCGAGCGCAGTTTCGGTAAAGGCCTTGTGCAGACGCAGATGCCTTTGGCTGACGGAACTGCCCTCCTGCTGACAACCGCGCGTTATTACACGCCGACGGGGCGGCTGATACAGCGTGACTACAAGAACGTCACTCTTTATGATTACGAATTCAACCGTCAGCCAAATAAGGAACCCGAAGTCAAGCTGACGGACAGCGGCCGCAAAGTTTACGGTGGCGGCGGGATTACACCAGACGTAGCGGATCCCGCGCCAATGTACAACCCCTTCCAGACGCTTTTGCTGGCTCGCGGTGTGTTTTTTCCCACGAATGAGGGCGTTGGAAACTTCACACGCTACTTCATGGGGACTCGCCCTACAGTCACCAAGGATTTCACGGTCGACGACGCGGTCGTGAAGCAGTTCTATGGCTATCTCGATCAGCAGCACATCAGCTACACACCCGACGAGGTTAAAGCCAACGAGGATTGGATCCGACTTCACATCCAGCGCGAAGCCTTGACGTACGCGCTTGGTTTACCAGCGGGCTTCAAGGTTTCCGTTGATAACGATCCGCAGATCGAGAAGGCGATCGAGCTAATCCCTCAGGCGAAGGCGCTTTACGACAATGCGAAAAAAATTGTCGCTGAACGCCAAGCTTCGGAACTCGGCCAGCCGCAATAA